One [Clostridium] saccharolyticum WM1 DNA segment encodes these proteins:
- the atpF gene encoding F0F1 ATP synthase subunit B, which translates to MLRLDMNFVWNIVNLIVLYLLLKHFLIGPVMEVMNKRKGMIEHSISDARNKEDQAAELKKQYEEKLAASSEEGSRLIEEARIQAKAQYDRILKDAQEDADRLMADARKQAEADQEKAMREAKAQIAGLVIAAAAKVVNQEISARANQALYDSFIAEAGDFHDAGSN; encoded by the coding sequence ATGCTTAGACTGGATATGAACTTTGTGTGGAATATCGTAAATCTCATCGTCCTGTATCTGCTGCTTAAACATTTCCTCATAGGCCCGGTAATGGAAGTGATGAACAAACGGAAGGGAATGATCGAGCATAGCATTTCAGATGCAAGAAACAAGGAAGATCAGGCAGCAGAGCTTAAAAAACAGTATGAAGAAAAGCTGGCTGCCTCCTCGGAGGAGGGATCAAGGCTTATTGAAGAAGCGAGAATCCAGGCAAAGGCCCAGTATGACCGGATCTTAAAGGATGCACAGGAAGATGCAGACCGTCTGATGGCCGATGCCAGGAAGCAGGCGGAGGCGGATCAGGAAAAGGCGATGCGTGAGGCCAAGGCACAGATTGCGGGTTTAGTTATCGCAGCTGCGGCCAAGGTGGTTAATCAGGAGATAAGCGCCAGGGCAAATCAGGCGCTGTACGATTCATTTATAGCAGAAGCAGGTGATTTCCATGATGCAGGCAGCAATTAA
- the atpE gene encoding ATP synthase F0 subunit C — protein MIMLIAIGAGIAVFTGIGAGIGIGMATSKAVDAIARQPEADSKISKALLLGCALAEATAIYGFVIALLIILFLK, from the coding sequence ATTATTATGTTAATAGCAATCGGAGCAGGAATCGCAGTATTTACAGGGATTGGAGCAGGAATCGGTATCGGAATGGCAACTTCCAAGGCAGTGGATGCCATCGCAAGACAGCCAGAAGCAGACAGCAAGATCAGCAAGGCCCTGCTGTTGGGTTGTGCCCTTGCAGAGGCAACTGCCATCTATGGTTTCGTTATTGCCCTTCTCATTATTTTATTCCTCAAATAA
- a CDS encoding F0F1 ATP synthase subunit A has protein sequence MSITEDLAEKLLEELNCETVFTIPVFGGIPIAESVVVSWIIMAALTLLSIILVRNLKVENPGKRQLALEMTISGIYNFFEDLVGEEGKRYIPYLISVAIYIGVANLIGMVGFKPPTKDLNTTAALAIMSILLIEYSGFHKKGIKGFFKSFGEPLPLLAPMNVLEILIRPLSLCMRLFGNVLGSFVVMELIKQLVGPIIPIPFTCYFDIFDGLIQAYVFVFLTALFIREAVE, from the coding sequence GTGAGCATTACGGAGGATTTGGCAGAGAAGTTATTAGAGGAACTGAACTGCGAAACGGTTTTTACCATTCCGGTATTCGGCGGGATTCCCATCGCTGAATCAGTGGTGGTCTCATGGATTATCATGGCAGCTCTGACGCTCCTCTCCATTATTCTGGTAAGAAATCTTAAGGTTGAGAATCCTGGGAAGAGACAGTTGGCGCTTGAAATGACAATCAGCGGAATTTACAATTTCTTTGAAGATCTGGTGGGAGAAGAGGGGAAGCGGTATATCCCTTATCTCATATCCGTGGCTATTTATATCGGAGTAGCCAATCTCATTGGCATGGTGGGATTCAAGCCTCCTACCAAGGATTTAAATACTACCGCAGCGCTTGCTATTATGAGCATTTTGCTGATAGAGTATTCAGGTTTTCACAAAAAAGGGATCAAGGGCTTTTTTAAGAGCTTCGGGGAGCCGTTACCGTTGCTTGCCCCCATGAATGTTCTGGAAATATTGATCCGGCCGCTTTCCTTATGCATGCGGTTATTCGGTAATGTTCTGGGATCATTCGTAGTAATGGAGCTGATTAAGCAGCTGGTTGGGCCAATTATCCCAATTCCGTTCACCTGTTATTTTGACATCTTTGACGGATTGATTCAGGCGTATGTATTTGTATTTTTAACTGCACTTTTTATCAGGGAAGCAGTGGAGTAA
- a CDS encoding alpha/beta hydrolase, whose product MGEMISSFDGTRLFLNREVPETARGAAVIVHGLCEHQGRYDYVAKLCHEAGIATYRFDHRGHGRSEGERTYYEDFNELLDDTNVVVDMAIRENPDIPVFLIGHSMGGFTVSLYGAKYTDKKIRGIITSGALTKDTIGLISSVPKGLDPHTKLPNELGAGVCSVAEVTEWYGKDPYNSKTFTTGLCYALCQGLTWFEEAAARFEYPILMLHGEKDGLVSVQDTYGFFAAAPSKDKQMKIYGGLFHEIFNEYCRDEVIQDALHWIQARISR is encoded by the coding sequence ATGGGAGAAATGATTTCTTCATTTGACGGGACCAGGCTGTTTTTAAACAGAGAGGTACCAGAGACTGCCAGGGGAGCTGCTGTCATCGTCCATGGACTATGTGAGCATCAGGGCAGGTATGATTACGTTGCAAAGCTGTGCCACGAAGCAGGGATTGCAACCTACCGCTTTGATCACAGGGGGCACGGGCGTTCTGAAGGGGAACGGACTTACTATGAAGATTTTAATGAACTGCTTGATGATACCAATGTGGTGGTTGACATGGCCATCAGGGAAAACCCTGATATTCCGGTATTTTTAATCGGCCACAGCATGGGAGGCTTCACCGTTTCCCTTTACGGTGCAAAATACACAGATAAAAAGATCCGGGGCATCATCACCAGCGGAGCATTAACAAAGGATACTATAGGGCTGATCAGCAGTGTTCCCAAAGGTCTGGATCCCCACACAAAGCTTCCCAACGAACTGGGAGCAGGTGTTTGCTCCGTAGCCGAGGTTACCGAATGGTACGGCAAGGATCCCTATAATTCCAAAACCTTTACCACCGGCTTATGTTACGCACTGTGCCAGGGTCTAACCTGGTTTGAAGAGGCAGCTGCAAGGTTTGAATACCCCATTCTCATGCTTCACGGGGAAAAGGATGGGTTGGTAAGCGTTCAGGATACCTATGGTTTTTTTGCTGCCGCCCCATCTAAGGATAAACAGATGAAGATTTACGGCGGATTGTTCCATGAAATCTTTAATGAATATTGCAGGGACGAGGTCATTCAAGATGCCCTTCATTGGATTCAGGCTAGGATTTCCCGATAA
- a CDS encoding alginate lyase family protein, whose translation MPKEQYFENRNNFIALEDKAWVSAFCQRIWPEEVSHILRIADDAAEHTFLFDLRWDMERTYVPVHFDGEVAWDYMPGDDPEFIFQFNRHQFFICLGQAYAITGDEKYAKTFAELLDSWIKNNPLTEETKQTTWRSIEAGIRAETWVKAMGYFKDSPSVRDQLVKAYMDCLTVHGEYLMTTYKHFQIKSNWGVIENRGLMEIALALPVCDRTREYLDAALMRLNEEIEVQVTDDGVHWEQSPMYHNEVFHCYLEVMRLARRYGIKLPGKMKEKVKQMAYANIVWKKPNHCQPMQGDSDETDLRDLLAQSAWLFSDPVLKFCAYENMDYDGAWDFLKEGIEGYGKLESKEPDFLDKVMESTGNLYVRSGWDENADYFHFRCGFLGGGHGHSDKLHVDLVIGGEDILMDTGRYHYVPGEARTWLKSALGHNVPLVDGSDYLTCRDAWGVDHMSAAYFGDYRKKDGYRYIQGSHGGYLNGKKGNVWITRKVLVIDTDLYLIADEFFSGEKHTYQQLFHFNNLGKVSYSGSTVRYSGINVDGELTVLTEGCEMNLSEGRISRNYNQIETGKQLLAGKETEGFASMITVVSGGDKRNYIAPELSLLPVFGTDPTNPVNPSEAEAVSIVWKGKNYVVILAHRDIGDSCDLLTAGGVKGLGTVIVFDTEIQKVGGTVLHW comes from the coding sequence ATGCCAAAGGAACAGTATTTTGAAAACCGGAACAATTTTATTGCCCTTGAGGACAAGGCCTGGGTCTCAGCGTTCTGTCAAAGGATCTGGCCGGAGGAAGTGAGCCATATCCTGCGCATTGCAGATGATGCGGCTGAGCATACATTTTTATTTGATCTGCGGTGGGATATGGAACGGACCTATGTGCCGGTTCATTTTGACGGGGAAGTGGCCTGGGATTACATGCCGGGAGATGATCCGGAATTTATCTTTCAGTTCAACCGCCACCAGTTTTTTATATGCCTGGGACAGGCATATGCCATAACCGGAGATGAAAAATATGCAAAGACTTTTGCAGAGCTGTTGGATTCCTGGATAAAAAACAACCCTCTGACAGAAGAGACCAAACAGACCACCTGGAGGAGCATTGAGGCTGGGATACGGGCTGAAACCTGGGTAAAGGCCATGGGCTATTTTAAGGACAGCCCCTCCGTGAGGGACCAGCTTGTAAAGGCATATATGGATTGTCTCACCGTTCATGGGGAATACTTGATGACGACCTACAAGCATTTTCAGATTAAGAGCAACTGGGGAGTCATAGAGAACCGGGGGCTGATGGAGATCGCTCTGGCCCTTCCCGTCTGTGACAGGACAAGAGAGTATCTGGATGCAGCGCTTATGCGCCTTAATGAAGAAATAGAGGTGCAGGTGACCGACGACGGCGTCCATTGGGAGCAATCTCCCATGTATCATAATGAAGTATTCCACTGCTATCTGGAAGTGATGCGTCTGGCCAGACGCTACGGCATTAAGCTTCCGGGGAAAATGAAAGAAAAAGTAAAGCAGATGGCTTATGCTAATATTGTATGGAAAAAGCCCAATCACTGCCAGCCCATGCAGGGAGACAGCGATGAAACCGATCTCAGGGATTTACTGGCTCAAAGCGCCTGGCTTTTTTCAGACCCGGTTCTGAAGTTCTGCGCCTATGAAAATATGGATTATGACGGAGCCTGGGACTTTCTAAAAGAGGGGATTGAGGGCTATGGAAAGCTGGAATCAAAGGAGCCGGACTTTTTAGACAAGGTTATGGAAAGCACCGGTAATCTTTATGTCCGATCCGGCTGGGATGAAAATGCAGATTATTTTCACTTCCGATGCGGATTTCTGGGTGGAGGCCACGGTCATTCTGACAAACTTCATGTGGATCTTGTGATTGGCGGAGAAGACATACTTATGGATACGGGGCGTTATCATTATGTGCCCGGAGAAGCGAGGACCTGGTTGAAAAGTGCCCTGGGCCACAACGTTCCCCTGGTAGACGGAAGTGACTACTTAACCTGCCGTGATGCCTGGGGGGTGGATCACATGTCCGCAGCGTATTTTGGAGATTATAGGAAAAAAGACGGATACCGGTATATCCAGGGTAGCCACGGCGGATATTTAAATGGAAAAAAGGGAAACGTATGGATTACCAGAAAAGTGCTGGTAATTGATACGGATCTTTATCTGATCGCCGATGAGTTTTTTTCCGGTGAAAAGCATACGTACCAGCAGCTTTTCCATTTTAATAACTTAGGGAAGGTCTCCTATTCCGGGTCTACGGTGCGCTATTCCGGCATAAATGTTGACGGAGAGTTGACGGTTCTCACGGAAGGGTGTGAGATGAATCTGTCAGAGGGGCGGATTTCCAGAAATTACAACCAGATAGAAACAGGAAAACAGCTTCTGGCAGGAAAGGAAACCGAAGGCTTTGCCTCTATGATTACCGTTGTATCAGGTGGTGATAAAAGGAACTACATAGCCCCGGAACTTTCTCTCCTTCCTGTATTCGGTACAGATCCAACCAATCCGGTCAATCCTTCTGAGGCAGAAGCAGTCTCCATTGTGTGGAAGGGAAAGAACTATGTGGTCATACTGGCCCACAGGGATATCGGTGATTCCTGTGACCTGCTTACTGCAGGAGGGGTGAAGGGCCTTGGAACAGTCATTGTCTTTGATACGGAGATACAAAAAGTGGGAGGTACGGTCCTTCACTGGTAA
- a CDS encoding metal ABC transporter permease encodes MEIFNYAFMQRAFIVGILLAAVIPCIGIVIVFKRMSMIGDALSHTSLAGVAAGLVFGMNPVAAAAAACVIASFGIEWIRRKLPKFSEMSISIIMSAGIGLAGVLSGFVKNAANFNSFLFGSIVAISDTELYLVVGVSVMVLLLFLLMYKELFYVSLDEQSARLAGVPVRTVNFIFTILIAVTVSVAARTVGALIVSSMMVVPVACAMQFGKNYRQTLLYAVALDVIFMIIGLFAAYYLRLKPGGTIVLVGVIFLILVFAGKKLYLKKE; translated from the coding sequence ATGGAGATATTTAATTATGCGTTCATGCAGCGGGCCTTTATCGTGGGGATCCTGCTGGCAGCGGTCATTCCGTGTATCGGGATTGTGATTGTGTTCAAACGTATGTCCATGATTGGAGATGCGTTATCCCATACTTCCCTTGCCGGAGTTGCGGCAGGACTGGTCTTTGGAATGAATCCGGTTGCCGCAGCTGCGGCCGCCTGCGTGATTGCCTCTTTTGGGATCGAGTGGATTCGCAGGAAGCTGCCGAAGTTTTCGGAGATGTCAATTTCCATCATAATGTCTGCAGGAATTGGTCTGGCAGGCGTTTTATCAGGGTTTGTAAAGAATGCGGCCAACTTCAACAGCTTCTTATTCGGCAGTATTGTGGCAATCAGTGATACAGAACTGTACCTTGTGGTGGGGGTCAGTGTTATGGTGCTGCTTTTGTTCCTGCTGATGTACAAAGAATTATTTTACGTGTCACTGGATGAGCAGAGTGCCAGGCTGGCAGGAGTACCGGTCCGGACTGTGAATTTTATTTTCACAATTTTAATTGCAGTGACAGTTTCCGTGGCTGCCAGGACGGTGGGAGCACTGATTGTATCATCCATGATGGTGGTACCCGTGGCCTGTGCCATGCAGTTCGGAAAAAATTACCGCCAGACGCTTCTCTATGCGGTGGCTCTGGATGTCATATTTATGATCATCGGGCTGTTTGCCGCCTACTACTTAAGATTAAAACCTGGAGGTACCATTGTACTGGTAGGAGTGATTTTTTTGATCCTGGTATTTGCAGGAAAAAAGCTTTACCTGAAAAAAGAATAA
- a CDS encoding metal ABC transporter ATP-binding protein codes for MDAIAVKELDFSYGSTQVLNRINFTVAGGKFAVLLGQNGAGKSTLLKLLLGELALTGADGSIQLLGRDIRQFKSWQEISYVPQSGMASFQNFPASVEEIVQANLYARIGRFRFAGKKEKEMVKEALVQVGMENFAKRLISRLSGGQQQRILLARALVNRPQLLIMDEPTTGMDEQSTEDFYRLLRKINLEQGVTVLMVTHDRKRLEPFADHIWLLEDGTMKQIQTGQEENGNGDI; via the coding sequence ATGGATGCCATTGCAGTCAAGGAACTGGACTTCTCCTATGGAAGCACCCAGGTACTGAATCGTATTAATTTTACCGTTGCCGGGGGTAAGTTTGCCGTCCTGCTTGGGCAGAACGGAGCAGGAAAAAGCACACTGTTAAAACTCCTGCTGGGAGAACTTGCCCTTACCGGAGCAGACGGAAGTATCCAACTGTTAGGGAGGGATATCCGGCAGTTCAAAAGCTGGCAGGAGATCAGTTATGTCCCTCAAAGCGGAATGGCATCCTTTCAAAACTTTCCGGCCTCTGTGGAGGAAATTGTCCAGGCAAATTTATACGCCCGGATCGGGCGGTTCCGTTTTGCCGGGAAAAAAGAAAAAGAGATGGTCAAGGAGGCACTCGTACAGGTTGGGATGGAAAACTTTGCGAAACGGCTGATCAGCCGGCTGTCCGGCGGGCAGCAACAGAGAATCCTCTTGGCAAGAGCGCTGGTTAACCGGCCTCAGCTTTTGATTATGGATGAACCTACCACCGGTATGGACGAACAAAGTACGGAAGATTTCTACCGGCTCTTAAGAAAGATCAATCTGGAGCAGGGCGTAACCGTACTGATGGTCACTCATGACCGGAAACGGCTGGAACCATTCGCTGACCATATCTGGCTCCTGGAGGACGGAACCATGAAACAGATTCAGACAGGTCAGGAGGAAAATGGCAATGGAGATATTTAA
- a CDS encoding metal ABC transporter substrate-binding protein, with protein MKKKLSTTLGALAVTAFVSIAMLSGCSGTASGTGEENSGGRKVKVMTSFYPMYDFAVKIGGDKAEVSEMVPPGTEPHDWEPAAADLKNMEEADVFVYSGAGMEHWVDDMLASLENKKLVSVEASLGITLREGREEEEQEEAEEDGHDHGPYDPHVWLSPMNAKKEMENIKNAFIKADPDNQDYYESNYHLYAAKFEELDQEFKDTLSALPNKDIVVSHEAFGYLCDAYSLNQMGIEGLSPDSEPDPARMAEIIDFVKANHVKAIFFEELVSPKVAETIAKETGAATRVINPLEGLSDEQLKGGADYFSVMRDNLKQLEAALK; from the coding sequence ATGAAAAAAAAATTAAGTACTACGTTGGGTGCACTGGCTGTGACGGCGTTTGTTTCGATTGCTATGCTTTCAGGCTGCTCCGGGACTGCATCCGGAACGGGAGAAGAAAATTCTGGAGGAAGAAAAGTGAAAGTTATGACCAGTTTTTATCCCATGTATGATTTTGCAGTCAAGATCGGGGGTGACAAGGCTGAAGTGTCCGAAATGGTTCCTCCCGGCACAGAACCTCACGACTGGGAACCGGCAGCAGCTGATCTAAAAAATATGGAGGAAGCGGATGTATTCGTCTACAGCGGTGCGGGAATGGAGCATTGGGTTGATGATATGCTGGCCAGCCTGGAAAATAAAAAACTGGTGTCTGTAGAGGCATCCCTGGGAATCACCCTGCGGGAAGGCCGTGAGGAAGAGGAGCAGGAAGAGGCAGAGGAAGACGGCCATGACCACGGTCCGTATGACCCCCATGTGTGGCTCAGCCCCATGAATGCAAAGAAGGAAATGGAAAATATCAAAAATGCTTTTATAAAAGCGGATCCGGATAATCAGGATTACTATGAATCCAACTATCATCTTTATGCGGCCAAGTTTGAGGAACTGGACCAGGAATTTAAAGATACACTGTCCGCCCTGCCAAACAAGGATATTGTAGTATCCCATGAGGCTTTTGGTTATCTTTGTGATGCTTACAGCTTAAATCAGATGGGGATCGAAGGGCTGTCTCCGGATTCTGAGCCAGATCCGGCAAGAATGGCGGAAATCATAGATTTTGTCAAGGCCAATCATGTGAAGGCTATTTTTTTTGAAGAGCTGGTAAGCCCGAAAGTTGCGGAAACCATTGCAAAGGAAACGGGAGCGGCAACCCGGGTTATAAATCCCCTGGAGGGCTTAAGCGATGAGCAGCTGAAAGGCGGCGCCGATTACTTCTCCGTGATGAGAGATAACTTAAAGCAGCTGGAAGCAGCACTGAAATAA
- a CDS encoding Fur family transcriptional regulator: protein MAERGRYRTKQQEIILDCLKKQKSRFLTVDQFMDCLRKEGVQVGQTTVYRVLERLAEDGEIMKLPMEDGSKIRYCYADKDELNKPGKLVCMRCGRFIPLECSKMADFLDHIYEEHGFEMDNQHTVLYGYCGCKKKTNSGE from the coding sequence ATGGCTGAAAGAGGCAGATACAGAACAAAACAACAGGAAATCATTTTAGATTGCCTGAAAAAGCAAAAATCACGATTCCTTACGGTGGATCAGTTTATGGACTGTCTTAGAAAGGAAGGCGTGCAGGTCGGGCAGACAACGGTATACCGGGTCCTGGAACGTCTGGCCGAAGACGGGGAAATTATGAAGCTTCCCATGGAGGACGGCTCCAAGATACGGTATTGCTATGCTGACAAGGACGAATTGAACAAGCCGGGGAAATTAGTATGTATGCGGTGCGGCCGTTTCATCCCTCTTGAGTGTTCCAAAATGGCTGATTTTTTAGATCATATCTATGAGGAGCATGGTTTTGAAATGGATAACCAGCACACGGTCTTGTATGGCTATTGCGGGTGCAAAAAAAAGACAAACTCCGGGGAGTAA
- a CDS encoding MATE family efflux transporter, which yields MNKYFANKGFYRNVGNVMIPIAIQSFINSLSGLIDIIMASRFHAVSAVSTALQIDALVQGIAFGIAAGINIFVVQYYGAKDFKNMKKSFGLSMTAVSFNALFWLGLSLGMNTNLLKLFIDNESVVAMAYDYLKFSCFAFICSSVTMSFNFAYHSVQKAYIPLIISIFVVASHVALNYFLMIFLNLGVRGAGISMLLTQVLNVSSYAIYSFATHQPFVGPLPEMFSFDLTFVKKVFKRVTPLVINETFFGLGNSLFIVAYGSLGKVVMDSYYIGNQIVNVFFTVVNAMSDAATSMIGYELGKHNYEEAENEVNYFLGIAFILAVAVIGTIMMFAPNIVQLFHVESEKAFNLSVDIIRVLSVKIAFRLFNVIVFASLRAGGDSKYLTLLDSSILWGVGLSLTYFMIYLLGVKDIVLVILLGQSEQLVRLFLGIKRVKSKKWIRKLV from the coding sequence ATGAACAAGTATTTTGCGAATAAAGGCTTTTATAGAAATGTCGGCAATGTAATGATTCCAATTGCGATACAGTCCTTTATCAATAGTTTAAGCGGATTAATCGATATTATAATGGCTTCAAGATTTCATGCAGTAAGCGCAGTGAGCACTGCATTGCAAATAGATGCGTTAGTACAAGGGATTGCGTTTGGTATAGCAGCCGGGATCAATATCTTTGTAGTCCAATATTATGGAGCTAAAGACTTCAAAAATATGAAAAAAAGTTTTGGCTTGAGTATGACTGCTGTTTCTTTTAATGCTCTGTTTTGGCTTGGTTTATCCTTGGGGATGAATACAAATTTGCTGAAGTTATTTATTGATAATGAAAGCGTTGTTGCTATGGCATATGATTATTTGAAATTTTCTTGTTTTGCTTTTATTTGTTCATCGGTCACGATGTCATTTAATTTTGCTTATCATAGTGTTCAAAAAGCATATATTCCTCTTATAATTAGCATTTTTGTGGTCGCTTCACATGTTGCTTTGAACTACTTTTTGATGATTTTCTTAAACCTGGGAGTCAGAGGTGCTGGAATTAGTATGCTTTTAACACAAGTGCTGAATGTATCGTCATATGCCATATATTCGTTTGCAACTCATCAGCCTTTTGTCGGACCATTGCCGGAAATGTTTTCCTTTGACCTGACGTTTGTAAAAAAGGTATTCAAAAGGGTGACCCCATTGGTGATTAATGAAACTTTTTTTGGTTTGGGTAACAGTTTATTTATTGTAGCCTATGGTTCGCTGGGAAAAGTTGTAATGGATTCGTATTACATAGGAAATCAGATTGTAAATGTTTTTTTTACAGTGGTCAATGCTATGAGTGATGCCGCCACATCAATGATTGGTTATGAATTAGGAAAGCATAACTATGAAGAAGCTGAAAACGAAGTAAATTACTTTTTAGGGATCGCTTTTATATTAGCTGTTGCAGTCATAGGCACTATTATGATGTTCGCTCCTAATATTGTTCAGCTGTTCCATGTGGAGTCAGAAAAAGCTTTCAATTTATCTGTTGATATTATTCGTGTCCTTTCGGTAAAAATTGCTTTTCGATTGTTTAATGTGATTGTTTTTGCATCCTTGAGAGCAGGTGGAGATTCTAAGTATCTAACTCTCCTGGACTCCAGTATTTTATGGGGTGTTGGATTATCATTAACGTACTTCATGATCTATCTGCTAGGAGTAAAAGATATAGTATTAGTCATTCTGTTAGGACAATCAGAACAGCTTGTACGTCTTTTTCTGGGAATTAAGCGTGTCAAATCCAAAAAATGGATTCGAAAGCTGGTGTAA